The proteins below are encoded in one region of Kazachstania africana CBS 2517 chromosome 6, complete genome:
- the PET191 gene encoding Pet191p (similar to Saccharomyces cerevisiae PET191 (YJR034W); ancestral locus Anc_1.458) produces MVASCKDQKKAVAICLQRSPCVMIERHTPQECFEDPNLNKDLPELCIAQMKAFLDCKSGMFDMTKRMRGNAPLSTGKYDQEYENLCKGKFDPKQEMHKLEVLNSEQKN; encoded by the coding sequence ATGGTTGCAAGTTGCAAGGATCAGAAGAAAGCGGTTGCTATATGTTTGCAACGGTCACCATGCGTTATGATAGAAAGGCATACGCCACAGGAATGTTTTGAGGATCCTAATCTGAATAAAGATTTACCTGAGTTATGTATTGCACAAATGAAGGCATTTTTGGACTGTAAAAGTGGCATGTTTGATATGACGAAACGGATGAGAGGTAATGCACCACTTTCTACAGGAAAATACGACCAAGAATACGAAAACTTATGCAAAGGAAAGTTTGACCCCAAACAAGAGATGCATAAACTTGAAGTGCTCAATAGTGAGCAGAAGAATTGA
- the RAV1 gene encoding Rav1p (similar to Saccharomyces cerevisiae RAV1 (YJR033C); ancestral locus Anc_1.457) — protein MSLNFLPGRPNCKQQSVCQALWQGHTLFAYCSGNNLIIFSNQFTRLQTIYLDKDCNAVDINSENGFIALSYASQVEIYKPIHQIMKNPKWAFCCSVFHDNSEVNCLKWGSNNELVIGSDFLSFWKINDNFGEYEPVLLWNKKQSKSVYNVAISQDSQLITSYSKFDRTVKLWRRISLSGDQDIFNLILLPHPDHVTMVRWRKTASKQSVQLLYTLCSDKTLRIWSYLNIETDKPTLQQWGTLKLDVTQKYCAILDNWILEKVLFNDKTQFRELLPTKPELVLLGTNEGKIEIIALENLSINPLQPISYRKLLSVALPHPTFVHRPTYIHFAEIQPYDDHGAKVSLIVHDLEGVIRHSVMDLSLLLKEPLQNMRTSEFAILQHKFTGHNKSIQKLIRSSDGEAVLTLSRFSENCVWIPQDLPKGGTSLVLKNIIRTEAPIKLAVVHEKGGLVICLLENHKIQAWECPDDHRTNKKKSFLKSEYQLEAFEVEPLLILNTPETRHSHERHFIAIIFSNGFIKGFEVSSSKGICEVGSDSFNIADIFNISTIDPVHTSYISNRALVSVVTKKGVVTTYKAMVDLERRYITWIKSSELVTGMTSPTFVRGSSTNKLCTVDSSGKKMCFWDLNRGVLEYQETFDNAIEDIDWTSTELGQSIVSIGFTGYALLYTQVRYDYTNSIPSYLPVEKIDITSNTSHNIGDSIWLKNGIFVVASGNQLYIKDKSLDMSDPFTSASVGSRKILSNDVLHLNSVLNGPLPVYHPQFVIQAIYLKKLKLTKEIFLRLFLELRKLDLQSKDVTKWLPSNLNLESKKFFIERDRDYPVEIFPDPYPEFNRTVATALSKALTTIALPYLTRHQQITLITVIEFLEGILKDEQSVDYNGIRFLLGVKLFQSHRKVQQHLLMRDVSWALHSDNKEVLLSNLNNHITSWKRAQQYKIAFWATEEDLRRKFEEIARFEFTKNETKDPSRCSIFYLALKKKQVLLNLWKMSIGHPEQQKLVKFLSNDFNETRWKTAALKNAFALMSKHRYLDAATFFLLADSLKDSVNVLYKQVGDLDLAIGTCRIFEGDNGPVLGELLRTGLLPNAILQNDRWTCSFIYWKLKKKEVAIKALVTPPIDLENNKQLVSKEELVNKSFLVEDPGLLYLYATLRKRNVKYFIGSIELGNKSEYGLILRVAEILRRMGCNYLAVSLVKNWKFIEAESAVRRIKQEANIPGVNNLNVELTSSARIRPSLFDMFDNRKIMSKLDNVTSNSSPVTPNILENFLPSSSISNVSIDNSRSGQPKSLLADFMGQDVDRNSKKPTSLLDDFMTPKNEQKKQESPRNRLDNFTKPKTNIKKKSVATNAAPRNLLDDFM, from the coding sequence ATgtcattaaatttcttaccTGGTCGTCCTAACTGTAAACAGCAGTCCGTATGTCAGGCACTATGGCAAGGTCATACACTATTTGCCTACTGTTCAGGTAATAACcttattatattttcaaatcagtTTACAAGATTACAAACCATATATTTGGATAAAGATTGTAACGCTGTGGATATTAACTCGGAAAATGGATTTATTGCCTTGAGTTATGCCTCACAAGTCGAAATCTATAAGCCAATTCatcagataatgaaaaatccaaaGTGGGCATTTTGTTGTTCAGTTTTCCATGACAACTCTGAAGTTAATTGTCTCAAATGGGGGTCTAATAATGAGCTTGTCATTGGCTCTGACTTCTTATCATTCTGGAAAATCAATGATAACTTTGGGGAGTATGAACCCGTTCTTTTATGGAATAAGAAACAGTCTAAATCAGTCTACAATGTTGCAATTTCACAAGATTCTCAACTGATCACCAGTTACAGTAAATTCGACAGGACAGTAAAGCTTTGGAGAAGAATCTCATTAAGTGGGGATCAAGATATCtttaatttgattttgttgCCCCATCCTGATCATGTTACCATGGTACGATGGAGGAAAACTGCAAGCAAGCAATCTGTACAGCTACTATACACATTATGTTCTGATAAGACTCTCAGGATCTGGTCCTACTTGAACATTGAAACTGATAAGCCAACGCTTCAACAGTGGGGAACATTGAAGCTGGATGTAACCCAGAAATACTGTGCGATTCTAGATAATTGGATCTTGGAGAAAGTACTATTTAATGATAAGACCCAGTTCAGAGAACTTCTCCCGACAAAACCAGAATTGGTACTTTTAGGAACAAATGAGggtaaaattgaaataatagCTTTAGAAAACTTATCAATCAACCCGCTCCAACCAATTAGTTACAGGAAGCTTTTGTCAGTGGCACTCCCACATCCAACCTTTGTTCACCGCCCAACTTATATACATTTTGCAGAAATTCAACCCTATGATGATCACGGAGCAAAGGTGTCCTTAATTGTACACGACCTGGAAGGTGTTATCAGGCATTCTGTCATGGATTTAAGCTTGCTCCTGAAGGAACCCTTGCAAAATATGCGTACTTCTGAGTTTGCTATTTTGCAACATAAATTTACAGGTCATAATAAATCTATTCAAAAGCTTATCAGGAGTAGCGATGGTGAGGCAGTTCTGACACTTTCTAgattttctgaaaattgTGTCTGGATTCCTCAAGATTTACCGAAAGGAGGAACATCCTTGGTTCTTAAAAACATTATAAGGACGGAGGCACCTATTAAGTTAGCTGTAGTTCATGAAAAAGGCGGTCTTGTCATCtgtttattggaaaatcaCAAAATTCAGGCCTGGGAATGCCCAGACGATCATCGaacaaataaaaagaagtCTTTCTTGAAAAGCGAATATCAATTAGAAGCCTTTGAAGTGGAACctttattgatattgaatacCCCTGAGACAAGGCATAGCCATGAACGACACTTCATAGCAattatcttttcaaatggtTTTATCAAAGGTTTTGAAGTTTCCTCAAGTAAGGGCATATGTGAAGTTGGGTCTGATTCTTTTAACATAGCCGATATTTTTAACATTTCAACCATAGACCCTGTTCATACGTCTTATATTAGTAACCGGGCCTTGGTCTCTGTTGTGACGAAGAAGGGAGTTGTAACAACTTATAAAGCCATGGTTGACTTGGAGAGAAGATATATTACGTGGATCAAATCATCGGAGCTCGTTACAGGAATGACTTCACCAACATTTGTACGAGGGTCCTCAACAAATAAGCTCTGTACTGTGGATTCTTCTGGTAAGAAGATGTGTTTTTGGGATTTAAATAGAGGTGTTCTTGAATACCAGGAAACATTTGATAATGCTATAGAGGATATAGATTGGACAAGCACCGAATTAGGTCAAAGTATAGTCTCTATTGGCTTTACTGGGTATGCTTTACTATATACCCAGGTACGATATGACTATACAAATTCCATTCCTAGTTACTTGCCCGTAGAAAAAATAGACATTACCTCTAACACTTCTCATAATATTGGTGATTCAATATGGTTAAAGAATGGTATATTTGTGGTTGCTTCTGGGAATCAGTTATATATCAAGGATAAATCATTAGACATGAGCGACCCATTCACAAGTGCATCAGTCGGATCGAGAAAAATACTTTCAAACGATGTTCTGCATCTAAACAGCGTTCTGAATGGGCCACTTCCTGTGTACCATCCTCAATTTGTGATTCAAGCAATATActtgaaaaagttaaaattGACAAAGGAAATCTTTCTGCGTCTGTTTTTGGAACTGAGAAAGTTGGATTTGCAATCCAAAGATGTAACAAAGTGGCTTCCATCCAACTTAAATTTAGAGTCGAAGAAGTTTTTTATTGAGAGGGATAGGGATTATCcagttgaaatttttccagATCCATATCCTGAATTCAATAGGACAGTTGCCACTGCATTATCTAAAGCTTTGACCACTATTGCGCTTCCATATTTGACTCGTCACCAACAAATAACTCTAATCACCGTTATTGAGTTTCTTGAAGGAATACTTAAGGATGAACAAAGTGTAGATTACAACGGTATTAGATTTTTACTTGGTGTCAAGCTATTTCAGTCTCATAGAAAAGTCCAACAGCATTTATTAATGAGAGACGTCTCGTGGGCCTTACATTCAGATAATAAGGAAGTACTATTGTCTAATCTGAATAATCATATAACATCTTGGAAGAGGGCCCAGCAATATAAAATTGCATTTTGGGCTACTGAAGAAGATCTTCGGAGAAAGTTTGAAGAGATTGCAAGGTTTgaatttaccaaaaatGAGACCAAAGATCCATCGAGGTGTTCTATTTTTTATCTGgctttaaagaaaaagcaaGTGCTGTTGAATCTCTGGAAGATGAGTATAGGCCATCCAGAGCAGCAGAAGCttgtgaaatttttatcaaatgattTCAACGAAACAAGATGGAAAACAGCTGCGTTGAAGAATGCATTTGCTCTAATGAGTAAACATCGTTATTTAGATGCAGCAACTTTCTTCCTTTTGGCAGATTCGTTGAAAGATTCTGTTAATGTTCTATATAAGCAAGTGGGTGATTTGGATTTAGCCATAGGTACCTGTAGGATATTTGAGGGTGATAATGGGCCCGTGTTGGGCGAACTTCTCAGAACAGGACTGCTACCTAACGCaattttgcaaaatgaCAGGTGGACCTGCAGTTTTATATACTGgaaactgaagaagaaggaagTAGCAATAAAAGCATTAGTGACTCCACCGAtagatttagaaaataataagcAATTagtttcaaaagaagaactaGTTAATAAGTCCTTTTTGGTAGAAGATCCGGGCCTCTTATATCTCTATGCCACACTTAGAAAGAGAAATGTTAAATACTTTATTGGCTCCATAGAACTTGGCAATAAATCAGAATATGGTTTGATATTAAGAGTTGCTGAAATTTTACGCAGAATGGGTTGTAATTATCTAGCTGTGTCGCTAGTAAAGAACTGGAAGTTCATAGAAGCGGAAAGTGCTGTTCGGAGGATAAAGCAGGAGGCGAATATACCTGGGGTAAATAATCTAAATGTTGAACTCACAAGTAGTGCCAGAATACGTCCTAGTTTGTTTGATATGTTTGACAacagaaaaattatgtCAAAGCTAGATAATGTTACATCGAACTCCTCACCTGTGAcaccaaatattttggagAATTTCTTaccatcttcatcaatctCAAATGTTTCCATCGACAATTCTAGAAGCGGGCAGCCAAAAAGCCTACTTGCTGATTTTATGGGACAAGATGTTGAcagaaattcaaagaaaccTACAAGCCTATTAGACGATTTTATGACTCCGAAGAACGAGcagaagaaacaagaatCACCAAGAAATCGTTTGGACAATTTCACGAAGCCAAAGACCAACATTAAAAAGAAGTCCGTGGCAACTAATGCAGCACCAAGAAATTTGCTAGACGATTTTATGTAA
- the CPR7 gene encoding peptidylprolyl isomerase CPR7 (similar to Saccharomyces cerevisiae CPR7 (YJR032W); ancestral locus Anc_1.456) has protein sequence MSDSPKAYLDISINDEKIGRIVAELYKDKAPKAVENFLHLCQNDIKVNDRQLTYKNNYFHRVIKNFMIQAGDILYGSSTFEKDDNIGKGGLSIYTTENELAKEAVELPCYGNFEDENLGEFTEPFMLAMANTGAPNTNSSQFFISTYPAPHLNGKHSIFGKVIHGKSVVRTIEYSKVDTDAFPETCIRIDDCGLWEDSMDIPLYNASNNPIGNDVYEEYPDDDTHFDSENFGEAFNATNIIKESGTLLFKSKDYQNAFFKYKKSLKYVNEFLPELDVDKENNIKFNNLKMKLYLNLSLVLFNLQRIDESINYSTYLLEMDDVPDLDKAKAYYRRGNCHLSKKRLDEALDDYKLCKEHNPNDEVIDQKIEYVEQLIEQKKEKQRKNIAKFFT, from the coding sequence ATGTCAGACTCTCCTAAGGCATATCTAGATATCTCCatcaatgatgaaaaaatcgGTCGTATAGTTGCTGAATTATACAAAGACAAAGCTCCAAAAGCTGTCGAGAATTTCTTACATCTATGCcaaaatgatattaaagTAAATGATAGACAACTAACTTACAAGAACAACTATTTTCATCGTGtcataaaaaatttcatgatACAAGCGGGTGACATCCTTTACGGCTCCTctacttttgaaaaggatGACAATATCGGTAAAGGTGGCCTTTCAATCTATACCACCGAGAATGAATTGGCAAAAGAAGCTGTGGAATTACCTTGCTATGGGAATTTCGAAGATGAGAATTTAGGCGAATTCACCGAACCTTTCATGTTGGCAATGGCAAATACAGGTGCTCCAAATACAAACAGttctcaatttttcatttcgACTTATCCTGCTCCTCATTTAAACGGTAAACATTCAATCTTTGGTAAAGTCATCCATGGAAAATCAGTGGTTCGTACAATCGAATACTCCAAAGTCGATACTGACGCCTTCCCTGAAACTTGTATTAGAATTGACGATTGCGGCCTATGGGAAGATTCAATGGATATTCCTCTATACAATGCATCAAATAATCCAATTGGTAATGATGTGTACGAAGAATATCCCGATGACGATACGCATTTTgattcagaaaattttggtgaaGCTTTCAATGCTACAAACATCATCAAGGAATCAGGTACTTTACTATTTAAATCAAAGGATTATCAAAATgcattcttcaaatataaaaaatcattaaaatatGTTAATGAATTCTTACCTGAATTGGATGTGGACAAGGagaataatataaaatttaacaacttaaagatgaaattatatttgaatttatccTTAGTGTTGTTTAATTTACAAAGAATTGATGAATCCATCAATTATTCAACATACTTACTTGAAATGGATGACGTTCCAGATTTGGATAAAGCAAAAGCGTACTACAGAAGAGGTAATTGTCATCTATCGAAAAAGAGATTAGATGAAGCTTTAGACGACTATAAATTATGCAAAGAGCATAATCCAAACGATGAGGTCATAGACcagaaaattgaatatgtAGAACAACTCATAGAGcaaaaaaaggaaaaacagagaaaaaatatagcTAAATTTTTTACCTGA
- the SLM5 gene encoding asparagine--tRNA ligase SLM5 (similar to Saccharomyces cerevisiae SLM5 (YCR024C); ancestral locus Anc_1.449), translated as MIRFYSVKSILKDSILPYPTINQINQNVSNLNLSNNEIIPNIKGYIKSINSLKKLTFIDLFDGTTSQPLKIVLPTQNISNTHLQIGQAISLSNLQLKLTPQRSHPFELFCNDPLLLSPSSHANDLSFLQKKQNLPLSFLRSNNLHKYKTEYLSSFLRFRSKVQTNLIDILQRQDFHWVNPPIITTNDTEGNNQTFKLIASSLEQNNLNLTVSTQLHLEILALSLSNVFSFSPIFRAEQSDTSRHLSEFYMLELESTNLITTDHLIQSIKLLIQKLVSSFSDALLPSQVPMDQCDQLQTKDRWNLILTDSKWLTVTYSKAIEILNANNFSIKWGQDLSYEMEKFLTKTHFNNSFLFITKYPKSLKPFYMKQSIEDPNTVECFDLLFPSMGEIAGGSIREDNYDVLKSNVHSKDNLDWYLELRSTGSTPHGGFGVGFERLLAYLYGLQNVKDAIPFYRAIKDNITL; from the coding sequence ATGATTAGATTCTATAGTgtcaaatcaattttaaaagattcaatattACCTTATCCAacaataaatcaaattaatcaaaacgtttcaaatttaaatctttcaaacaatgaaatcattCCCAACATCAAAGGTTAcatcaaatcaattaattccttgaaaaaattaactttTATAGATTTATTCGATGGTACCACTTCACAACCACTTAAAATTGTACTACCAACTCAAAATATATCCAATACCCATCTACAAATTGGTCAAGCAATATCTCTCtcaaatttacaattgaaattgactCCTCAAAGATCTCACCCCTTCGAATTATTCTGTAATGATCCCTTATTATTATCACCATCATCGCATGCAAATGATTTGAGTTTCTtgcaaaagaaacaaaacCTACCATTATCATTCCTACgatcaaataatttacatAAATATAAGACTGAATAcctttcatcatttttaagATTTAGGTCAAAAGTACAAACCAACCTGATCGATATTCTCCAAAGACAAGATTTCCATTGGGTAAACCCACCGATTATAACAACTAATGATACGGAAGGTAACaatcaaactttcaaaCTCATCGCAAGTTCGCTAGAGCAAAATAACCTCAATCTAACTGTATCCACTCAATTACATCTAGAAATCTTAGCATTGTCTCTATCTAACGTGTTCAGTTTTTCTCCAATCTTCAGAGCGGAACAAAGTGATACTTCAAGACACCTTTCGGAGTTTTATATGCTCGAACTAGAATCTACGAATCTAATTACCACTGACCACttaattcaatcaattaaattacTAATACAAAAACTAGTGTCATCCTTTTCTGATGCTCTATTGCCTTCGCAGGTGCCTATGGATCAATGTGATCAATTACAGACAAAAGATCGTTGGAATTTAATACTAACGGATTCCAAATGGTTAACAGTAACCTATTCAAAagcaattgaaatattaaACGCTAATAATTTTAGTATAAAGTGGGGCCAAGATTTATCAtatgaaatggaaaaatttctaaCGAAAACtcattttaataattctttcCTATTCATAACCAAATACCCTAAATCGTTGAAACCTTTCTACATGAAACAATCAATCGAAGACCCAAATACAGTAGAATGTTTCGATTTACTATTCCCATCAATGGGAGAAATCGCAGGAGGCTCAATCCGTGAAGATAACTACGACGTATTAAAATCAAACgttcattcaaaagataaCCTAGACTGGTATCTAGAACTAAGGTCAACTGGTTCAACACCACACGGAGGTTTTGGAGTCGGTTTCGAAAGATTATTGGCTTATCTCTATGGTTTACAGAACGTTAAAGACGCAATTCCATTCTATAGAGCGATCAAGGATAACATCACACTCTGA